The following proteins are co-located in the Neosynechococcus sphagnicola sy1 genome:
- a CDS encoding heavy metal translocating P-type ATPase, translating to MTASLKQNLPLGAPTSTLTLEVQGMKCAGCVRVVEQQLGHYPGVISACVNLVTAVATVECDPALLDGAALAEKLTAAGFPSQVRPDQPVSEAVSAQTPTEQQRGQIRQQIRQVAIAGGLVILSGLGHLHTLGWFQFPALSHIGFHWGLATLALLIPGRSILLEGWRGAWQGAPNMNTLVGLGTLTAYLTSCVALLFPTLGWECFFDEPVMLVGFILLGRTLEQQARHRALSSLHSLVSLQPRVARWIPSHSQPPPWASQEIPVDQVQVGQWLQVLPGEAIPVDGQVVIGHTTVDESMLTGEAASVSKQPGDHVSAGTLNHSGMICLQATRTGKNTTLAQIVALVEAAQTRKAPIQKLADAVAGYFTYGVLAIALLTFLFWYEIGTQVWPEVLNLPLHQSTLPHAHTWVQASPLVLSLKLAISVLVVACPCALGLATPTAILVGTSLGSERGLLIRGGDVLEQVHGLDTVVFDKTGTLTTGTPTVTDCLLLAPQPLARMPVTLDASGLLQLAASVEQGACHPLAVAIQQQAVTQNLPRLAATDFRTEPGHGVAAQIQGQIVRLGSERWLSEQGIPIDAPALAQAQALQSAGKTVVYGAIADTLVGLIAVADTLRPESLAAVTRLKQQGLRVMLLSGDSQEVAQSIAQPLGLVAADVIAGVRPADKAQTIADLQSLGHHVAMVGDGINDGPALAQADVGIALQGGTDVAVETADIVLMRDRLTDVVESIRLGRATFQKIRQNLFWALVYNTLGIPVAAGVLLPGFGFTLSPAVAGAMMAFSSVSVVTNSLLLRRLHLNNVFRSTSESPPHY from the coding sequence ATGACCGCTTCTTTAAAACAAAACCTGCCGCTGGGGGCTCCAACCAGCACCTTGACCTTGGAGGTTCAGGGGATGAAATGTGCCGGTTGTGTGCGCGTGGTGGAACAGCAATTAGGTCACTATCCGGGGGTGATTTCAGCCTGCGTCAACCTGGTGACGGCGGTGGCCACCGTGGAGTGCGATCCTGCCCTCTTGGATGGGGCTGCCTTGGCGGAGAAGTTGACCGCTGCGGGTTTCCCCAGTCAGGTTCGCCCCGATCAACCCGTCTCAGAGGCTGTTTCTGCTCAGACACCAACTGAACAACAACGGGGGCAAATTCGCCAACAGATTCGCCAAGTCGCGATCGCAGGGGGACTTGTGATCCTGTCTGGGTTGGGTCACCTCCATACCCTGGGTTGGTTTCAGTTCCCAGCTTTGAGCCACATCGGATTCCACTGGGGATTAGCAACCTTAGCCCTCTTGATCCCAGGACGATCCATCCTCCTAGAAGGGTGGCGGGGGGCTTGGCAAGGTGCCCCCAATATGAATACCCTGGTGGGTTTGGGAACCCTAACAGCCTATCTCACCAGTTGTGTGGCGCTGCTGTTCCCCACCCTTGGGTGGGAGTGTTTTTTTGACGAACCCGTGATGCTCGTGGGGTTTATCTTGCTAGGACGTACCCTGGAACAGCAGGCGCGTCACCGTGCCCTCAGCTCCTTGCACTCCTTGGTCTCTCTCCAGCCGAGAGTGGCTCGCTGGATCCCCTCCCATTCCCAGCCTCCCCCCTGGGCCAGCCAGGAAATTCCCGTGGATCAGGTGCAGGTGGGACAATGGCTGCAAGTCTTGCCAGGAGAGGCGATTCCCGTGGATGGGCAGGTCGTCATTGGTCACACCACCGTGGATGAGTCAATGCTCACCGGGGAAGCGGCCTCGGTGAGCAAGCAACCCGGCGATCATGTCAGTGCCGGCACCTTAAATCATTCAGGCATGATCTGCCTGCAAGCAACGCGCACCGGGAAAAATACGACCCTGGCTCAGATTGTCGCCTTGGTAGAAGCCGCCCAAACCCGTAAAGCCCCGATTCAAAAGCTGGCAGATGCTGTTGCGGGGTACTTTACCTATGGGGTTCTGGCGATCGCCCTCCTGACGTTTTTGTTTTGGTACGAGATTGGTACCCAGGTGTGGCCGGAGGTTCTCAACTTGCCACTGCATCAGTCCACCCTACCCCATGCCCACACTTGGGTGCAGGCTTCTCCGCTGGTGCTGAGCTTAAAGCTGGCGATTTCAGTGCTTGTGGTGGCCTGCCCCTGTGCCCTGGGACTGGCCACTCCCACCGCCATTCTGGTGGGCACGAGTCTGGGGTCAGAGCGAGGGTTGCTGATTCGTGGCGGTGATGTCCTAGAGCAGGTTCATGGCTTAGACACTGTGGTCTTTGATAAAACAGGGACTCTAACCACTGGCACCCCGACGGTGACGGATTGTCTACTGCTGGCTCCCCAGCCACTGGCAAGGATGCCGGTTACCCTAGATGCCTCCGGGTTATTGCAACTCGCAGCATCGGTGGAGCAGGGCGCTTGTCATCCCTTGGCTGTGGCGATTCAGCAGCAAGCCGTGACCCAAAACCTCCCCCGCTTAGCCGCTACCGACTTTCGAACCGAACCTGGACACGGCGTTGCCGCCCAAATTCAAGGGCAGATTGTCCGCTTGGGGAGTGAGCGCTGGTTAAGCGAACAGGGCATCCCCATTGATGCTCCAGCCCTGGCTCAGGCACAGGCGCTGCAATCAGCGGGGAAAACCGTGGTCTATGGCGCGATCGCCGATACCTTGGTAGGTTTAATCGCCGTTGCCGATACCCTGCGTCCAGAGAGTCTGGCGGCGGTCACCCGCCTGAAACAGCAGGGCTTACGAGTGATGCTTCTCAGTGGGGATAGTCAGGAAGTAGCGCAGTCCATCGCCCAACCTCTGGGTTTGGTAGCCGCCGATGTGATCGCTGGGGTGCGCCCAGCGGACAAAGCCCAGACGATCGCCGATTTGCAAAGCCTGGGACATCACGTTGCCATGGTGGGAGATGGGATCAACGATGGGCCGGCCTTGGCTCAAGCCGATGTTGGCATTGCCCTCCAGGGGGGAACCGACGTTGCGGTGGAAACAGCGGATATCGTTCTGATGCGCGATCGCTTAACAGACGTTGTAGAATCAATTCGATTAGGCCGTGCTACCTTCCAAAAAATCCGTCAAAATCTATTTTGGGCACTGGTTTACAACACCCTAGGAATTCCAGTGGCAGCCGGGGTTCTGCTTCCCGGTTTTGGATTTACCCTAAGTCCAGCCGTGGCAGGAGCCATGATGGCCTTTAGTTCTGTTAGTGTTGTAACGAATTCTCTGTTACTGCGTCGCCTGCACTTGAACAATGTCTTCAGAAGCACATCAGAATCACCTCCTCATTATTGA
- a CDS encoding TetR/AcrR family transcriptional regulator, protein MRIFNRPPQSETEARTRILREAERLFAQRGFDGTTTRDLAQAAGVAEGTLFRHFPNKKSILTEVVTQGWIEILTDLLTELSEMANFRAISKVMHRRMLNMHQNADRLRVCFVEAQLHPDLRDRIQTDVIAKMTDVAEGFFPNSNGSRNLSPHESENCRSGVSGDVCYRGIQPRNDPRTRIIAALPTRNGGRVGGHFSQWSAR, encoded by the coding sequence ATGCGAATTTTTAATCGCCCCCCTCAATCTGAAACTGAAGCTCGTACCCGCATTCTGCGGGAAGCAGAGCGATTATTTGCCCAGCGGGGTTTTGATGGCACCACCACCCGCGACCTAGCTCAAGCTGCGGGGGTGGCCGAAGGAACCTTGTTTCGCCATTTTCCCAACAAGAAATCCATCCTGACGGAAGTGGTGACCCAGGGATGGATAGAAATCCTCACCGATCTCTTAACAGAACTGAGTGAGATGGCAAACTTTAGAGCGATTAGCAAAGTCATGCATCGGCGGATGTTGAATATGCACCAGAACGCCGATCGCCTGCGGGTTTGTTTTGTAGAAGCTCAACTGCACCCAGATCTGCGCGATCGCATCCAGACCGATGTAATTGCGAAAATGACCGATGTGGCCGAAGGTTTTTTTCCAAACAGCAATGGATCAAGGAATTTATCGCCCCATGAATCCGAAAATTGTCGCTCAGGTGTTTCTGGGGATGTTTGCTATCGCGGGATTCAGCCAAGAAACGATCCTAGAACCCGGATCATCGCTGCGCTCCCTACAAGAAATGGCGGAAGGGTTGGCGGACATTTTTCTCAATGGAGTGCTCGTTAA
- a CDS encoding RNA polymerase sigma factor SigF: protein MSTPITSDLKNESLQLLRDYQRTQSAEIRNRLVELNLGLVRKEVHHWVHQCTENYDDLLQVGSIGLIRAIERFEMAKGHAFSSFAVPYIRGEIQHYLRDKSPSLRIPRRWLTLQRQAVQVMRTLQTDLGRHPNDIEIATALEISLAEWQEVKLAGRNRVPLSLDAPVRDDEVGATFLGDLVPDTQYRSFQLSQEDQIRLRQALVQLEQKTCEILEFVFLQDLTQKETAELLGVSAVTVSRRVKKGLESLRKLIAGND from the coding sequence ATGTCCACTCCAATCACCAGTGACCTCAAGAACGAGAGTTTACAGCTGCTGCGGGACTACCAAAGAACCCAGTCTGCTGAGATTCGCAATCGTCTGGTGGAGCTGAATCTGGGGCTAGTGAGGAAGGAGGTGCATCACTGGGTGCATCAATGTACTGAGAATTATGATGACCTGCTGCAAGTAGGTAGTATCGGCCTCATACGAGCCATTGAGCGCTTTGAAATGGCAAAAGGGCATGCCTTTAGTTCCTTTGCCGTTCCCTACATTCGGGGTGAAATTCAGCATTACCTGCGAGATAAAAGCCCCTCCCTCCGGATTCCACGCCGCTGGTTAACCTTGCAGCGCCAAGCCGTTCAGGTGATGCGCACCTTACAGACAGACTTAGGACGGCATCCCAACGACATAGAAATTGCCACAGCCCTGGAAATTTCCCTGGCAGAGTGGCAGGAAGTGAAGCTAGCCGGACGCAATCGTGTGCCTCTGAGCTTAGATGCCCCGGTTCGGGATGACGAAGTTGGGGCAACCTTTCTCGGTGATCTAGTTCCCGACACTCAATATCGCAGTTTTCAACTGTCTCAAGAAGATCAAATCCGGCTTCGACAAGCTCTTGTCCAGCTAGAGCAAAAAACCTGTGAAATTTTGGAGTTTGTGTTTCTCCAGGATCTCACCCAAAAAGAGACCGCTGAACTACTGGGAGTTAGTGCCGTCACCGTATCCCGGCGGGTGAAGAAAGGACTAGAGTCTCTGCGGAAGTTAATTGCAGGAAATGATTAA
- a CDS encoding ParB-like protein, which produces MVPLPGFSADAPTGVLAVIPVAQLHPAQPSLGYREVNYRMQQFTAMTPATLDEYLREHYIPIAIAPNGTPFVVDHHHRAIAIQRTGLRETVYVKVLENCRNHTEAEFWHLMIEHQWVYRYDKNGNGPIDPRSIPHRLADLPDDVYRGLAWAVLRAGGYQKSDIPFQEFMWGNYLRQHLTFENTDVGFHQAVQGALPLCQLPAASSLPGFVGIPAASGSSASLNLPLT; this is translated from the coding sequence ATGGTTCCCCTTCCTGGATTTAGTGCTGATGCGCCCACAGGCGTGCTGGCTGTGATCCCAGTTGCCCAGCTGCATCCGGCTCAGCCATCCTTGGGTTACCGAGAGGTGAACTACCGCATGCAGCAGTTTACTGCCATGACCCCAGCAACGTTAGATGAGTATCTCCGCGAGCACTATATTCCCATTGCCATTGCCCCTAACGGTACTCCCTTTGTTGTAGACCATCACCATCGGGCGATCGCCATTCAACGGACGGGACTGAGGGAAACCGTCTATGTCAAAGTTTTGGAGAACTGTAGGAACCATACAGAAGCTGAATTCTGGCACCTGATGATCGAGCATCAGTGGGTCTACCGCTACGACAAAAATGGCAATGGTCCCATTGACCCCCGCAGCATTCCCCATCGGCTAGCGGATCTCCCCGATGATGTCTACCGGGGTTTGGCCTGGGCAGTTCTGAGAGCTGGCGGTTATCAAAAATCAGACATCCCTTTCCAGGAATTTATGTGGGGGAATTACCTCCGTCAGCACCTAACCTTTGAGAATACCGATGTCGGTTTTCACCAAGCCGTTCAAGGGGCTTTGCCCCTGTGCCAATTGCCAGCTGCCAGTTCCTTACCGGGATTTGTGGGTATTCCTGCCGCTTCCGGTTCATCGGCTTCCCTGAATCTGCCGCTGACGTAA
- a CDS encoding HAD family hydrolase: MLKAIAFDFDGVILESTAIKTQAFRQLFQDYPEQLEAIVQLHLEKAGISRFEKFRIIYQDYLQQPLEEETLANLGVRFSQQVYEAVLACPFVAGAEEFLRSRAPDYPLYIASGTPEAELQAIVHQRHLKGFFQGVYGSPASKQAILQRILHEQQLQPSELLMIGDAIADYQGAKATAVPFVGRVEAGKPNPFPSQGAIALIADLWDLDQQWPSLLMRCFT; the protein is encoded by the coding sequence ATGTTAAAAGCGATCGCCTTTGACTTTGACGGTGTGATTCTGGAGTCTACAGCGATTAAGACCCAGGCCTTTCGTCAACTGTTTCAGGACTATCCTGAGCAGCTAGAGGCCATTGTGCAGTTACATCTTGAAAAAGCCGGGATCTCGCGGTTTGAAAAGTTCCGGATCATCTACCAGGATTATCTGCAACAACCCCTAGAGGAAGAAACGTTAGCTAACCTGGGAGTCAGATTTTCCCAACAGGTGTATGAGGCTGTTCTCGCCTGTCCCTTTGTAGCCGGGGCGGAGGAATTCCTGCGATCGCGGGCACCGGATTATCCTCTATATATCGCCTCGGGGACGCCGGAAGCAGAATTGCAGGCTATTGTTCACCAGCGGCACCTGAAGGGGTTTTTTCAAGGGGTCTATGGTAGTCCTGCCAGTAAACAGGCGATTCTCCAGCGAATTTTACATGAGCAGCAGCTTCAGCCATCAGAATTGTTGATGATTGGCGATGCGATCGCGGATTACCAGGGGGCAAAGGCCACCGCAGTGCCCTTTGTGGGGCGGGTGGAGGCTGGGAAACCCAACCCATTCCCCTCCCAAGGGGCGATCGCGCTGATTGCAGATTTATGGGACTTGGATCAACAGTGGCCTTCTTTGCTGATGCGATGCTTCACATAG
- a CDS encoding cytidylyltransferase domain-containing protein has product MTVAALLLGRAGSKGFPGKNLYPVLGRPLMAYPLLAAQGSQFVQHLYVSTDSPAIMQVGRDYGATIIQRPPELCSDQALGEDAFVHGYQVIRDRLHLASQSLEFMVLLFANAATITGALIDQGIEILRADPTLDSAVTVSRYNMWSPLRARKLMPDGCLHPFVPFEIFGDPQTLSCDRDSQGDVLYADMGVSIVRPHCLEDLVSGLLPQKWMGQRIAPIPSWGGVMWTMNGKFREWNIGCNSTVIMRFERDDVKSDRL; this is encoded by the coding sequence ATGACCGTTGCAGCATTATTACTGGGACGTGCGGGGAGTAAAGGCTTCCCTGGCAAGAACCTCTATCCTGTTCTGGGTCGTCCCTTGATGGCCTATCCGCTGCTAGCCGCTCAAGGGAGTCAGTTTGTCCAACACCTCTATGTATCCACGGATTCACCGGCAATTATGCAGGTGGGTCGGGACTATGGTGCCACCATTATTCAGCGGCCCCCAGAACTCTGTTCCGATCAGGCCCTCGGCGAAGATGCCTTTGTCCACGGCTACCAGGTGATTCGCGATCGCCTCCACCTCGCTTCCCAGTCTCTGGAATTCATGGTGCTGCTGTTTGCCAATGCTGCCACGATCACAGGGGCCCTGATTGATCAGGGGATTGAGATCCTGCGAGCCGATCCCACCCTGGACTCCGCCGTAACGGTTTCTCGCTACAACATGTGGAGTCCCCTACGGGCTCGGAAGTTGATGCCCGATGGCTGTCTGCACCCGTTTGTCCCCTTTGAAATCTTCGGGGACCCCCAAACCTTGAGCTGCGATCGCGACTCTCAGGGGGATGTTTTGTACGCAGATATGGGGGTTTCCATTGTCCGCCCCCATTGTCTAGAGGATCTTGTCTCAGGTCTGCTGCCCCAAAAGTGGATGGGACAGCGGATTGCTCCGATCCCGTCCTGGGGGGGTGTGATGTGGACTATGAATGGCAAGTTCCGGGAGTGGAATATTGGCTGCAACAGCACGGTTATAATGCGGTTTGAGAGAGACGATGTTAAAAGCGATCGCCTTTGA
- a CDS encoding glycosyltransferase, with the protein MESPLEQHHRNYTISVVIPCYNASQTIGNCLHSLLQQTYAPQEIIVVNDASTDDAIAVIAAFNVQLINCAANGGAATARAIGAAKATGDIIAFIDADCRAPQDWLEKIVGEFQRDPTLGGVGGKYSHPVAQSTLGHFMIIEEEYAHFVFSKNPDQATLPGGNCAFLRTAWKQNKTQQELSFFKGMASGEDTVICHELRQSIPLKFVYALEVFHQERNTKGYLKRHLHRGISRVTILLNGLSDQTESGITLLAYGGRNLLLSALLLGGVGVGMLTLPIAAEVALPLTLAALVGHYWLSREFFGFVRRYVEQLLPSERPSRWSQLLFRPLLSLRLGCWLLGGSIGLGRYLLFRVRLLWNIACSILHFWRPGRISKLFYFVTSKCNARCSFCFNLENVVNWQERKPSELTLDEVTQIAQKLGRLPYLTLSGGEPFIREDLPQLVHAFWQHSHTQWVTIPSNAALTERVLRSTVAILNQCPGIFLTVQVSIDSMYEDHDHSRKIKDGFAKMTETLKALSKIRHKYQNLRIQIATCYAEFNLHRIEEIIDYCQRNFKYDQQMFYLIREVHALITTDNKKHIWPWIDLLQRNEQQEWQQHRQSIWSRAVRTLQGLVYNDIIRIITREEFIRPCYATQKFVTLYDDGSISPCEVLEKTNLGNIKDFNYDFYQLKRSQKVNQFHQQEIVNKQCNCDWMCATPINMLYDLSTYKNILMGLFRPDKLVQLPQSTRETVTTK; encoded by the coding sequence ATGGAATCTCCGCTAGAGCAGCATCACCGGAATTACACTATTTCTGTTGTGATTCCTTGCTATAACGCCAGCCAAACCATTGGAAATTGTCTGCATTCGTTGCTGCAGCAGACCTATGCTCCCCAGGAAATCATTGTAGTAAATGATGCCTCAACCGATGACGCGATCGCGGTCATTGCCGCCTTCAATGTTCAGCTGATTAATTGCGCTGCTAATGGTGGCGCAGCCACCGCCAGAGCCATCGGAGCTGCCAAGGCCACGGGGGACATCATTGCCTTCATCGATGCGGATTGTCGGGCACCCCAGGATTGGCTGGAAAAAATTGTTGGAGAATTTCAACGAGATCCAACCCTCGGAGGGGTTGGGGGGAAATATTCCCATCCCGTCGCCCAATCAACCCTGGGGCACTTCATGATCATTGAGGAGGAATATGCCCATTTTGTGTTTTCAAAAAATCCAGATCAGGCAACCCTGCCCGGTGGCAACTGTGCATTTTTGCGCACCGCCTGGAAGCAAAATAAAACCCAACAAGAGCTGAGTTTCTTCAAAGGCATGGCGAGTGGGGAAGACACCGTGATCTGCCATGAACTTCGACAGTCAATTCCCCTGAAATTTGTCTATGCTCTAGAGGTTTTTCATCAGGAACGTAACACCAAAGGCTATCTCAAACGGCATCTGCATCGAGGAATTTCTCGGGTAACCATTCTGCTCAATGGCTTATCGGATCAAACTGAATCCGGCATCACCCTCCTGGCCTATGGCGGTCGGAATTTATTATTATCTGCGCTGCTGCTAGGCGGGGTGGGGGTGGGGATGCTGACCCTTCCCATTGCTGCTGAGGTTGCTCTGCCCCTCACCCTTGCGGCCCTGGTGGGACATTATTGGCTGTCCCGTGAGTTCTTCGGTTTTGTGCGTCGCTACGTAGAACAACTCCTCCCCTCAGAGCGCCCGAGTCGTTGGTCGCAGCTGCTCTTTCGTCCCCTCTTATCCCTGCGCTTAGGGTGCTGGTTATTAGGTGGCAGCATTGGTCTAGGGCGCTATCTCCTATTTCGGGTGCGGCTCCTGTGGAATATTGCCTGCTCAATTCTCCATTTCTGGCGACCCGGCAGAATCTCTAAACTGTTCTACTTTGTGACCTCTAAATGCAATGCCCGGTGCAGTTTTTGCTTCAATTTAGAAAATGTCGTCAACTGGCAAGAACGGAAACCCAGTGAACTCACCCTGGATGAAGTTACACAGATTGCTCAAAAATTAGGCCGGTTACCCTACCTGACGCTTTCTGGCGGTGAACCCTTTATTCGTGAAGATTTACCGCAGCTAGTGCATGCTTTTTGGCAGCATTCCCATACCCAGTGGGTAACTATTCCCTCCAATGCAGCTCTCACGGAGCGAGTTTTACGCTCAACCGTGGCGATCTTAAATCAATGTCCAGGGATCTTTTTGACGGTGCAAGTCAGCATTGATTCGATGTACGAGGATCACGATCATTCTCGCAAGATCAAAGATGGCTTTGCCAAAATGACTGAAACCTTAAAAGCGTTGTCTAAAATCCGACATAAGTATCAGAATCTACGGATTCAAATTGCAACTTGTTACGCTGAATTTAATCTCCACCGCATTGAGGAAATCATTGATTACTGTCAGCGTAATTTTAAATATGATCAACAGATGTTTTATCTGATTCGTGAAGTCCATGCTCTGATCACCACTGATAATAAAAAACACATCTGGCCCTGGATCGATCTACTACAGCGCAATGAACAACAGGAATGGCAGCAACACCGCCAAAGCATCTGGAGTCGAGCTGTCAGAACCCTTCAGGGGCTAGTTTACAACGATATCATCCGCATCATTACCCGTGAGGAATTTATTCGTCCCTGTTATGCGACTCAGAAGTTCGTGACGCTGTACGACGATGGCTCCATTTCTCCCTGTGAGGTCTTAGAGAAGACAAATTTGGGAAACATTAAAGACTTCAATTATGACTTTTATCAATTGAAGCGATCGCAAAAAGTGAACCAATTCCACCAGCAAGAGATTGTCAATAAACAATGCAACTGCGACTGGATGTGTGCCACCCCGATTAACATGCTCTACGATTTATCCACTTATAAAAATATTCTCATGGGGTTATTTCGTCCTGATAAGCTAGTACAATTACCCCAATCCACCCGCGAGACCGTAACGACGAAATGA
- a CDS encoding glycosyltransferase, which yields MSSQDTVVIPLSVITVTHNHGAYIGRCLTALVPEVTALGGEILVIDNCSEDASAAIARQFPTVQLHLNPERRGFSANNNYGMALAQGRYLLLLNPDTEVLPGALGALIQFMEEHPAVGLCGAQLLFPNGTIQPSPRRFPTLGAAIARRSPLRRLLRQSALNRRHLMQDLDHSQPQPVDWLLGACLFIRQEILHSVGPLDEGVFSLR from the coding sequence TTGTCAAGTCAGGATACGGTTGTGATTCCCCTTTCGGTGATTACAGTGACCCATAATCATGGTGCCTACATTGGGCGCTGTTTAACGGCGTTGGTACCGGAAGTGACTGCGTTGGGAGGCGAAATTCTGGTGATAGATAATTGCTCTGAGGATGCCAGTGCCGCGATCGCCCGCCAATTTCCCACGGTACAATTGCACCTCAACCCAGAGCGGCGGGGTTTCTCTGCTAATAATAACTACGGCATGGCGCTGGCCCAAGGGCGCTACTTATTGTTATTGAACCCCGATACAGAAGTGCTGCCCGGTGCCCTGGGTGCCTTGATCCAGTTTATGGAAGAACATCCCGCTGTTGGATTGTGTGGGGCGCAGCTCCTGTTTCCGAATGGCACGATTCAACCCTCGCCACGACGGTTCCCGACCTTGGGAGCCGCGATCGCCCGCAGGAGCCCCTTGCGGCGGTTGCTCCGTCAGTCTGCCCTTAATCGTCGTCACTTGATGCAGGATCTCGATCATTCCCAACCTCAACCCGTTGACTGGTTGCTGGGTGCTTGTTTATTCATCCGTCAAGAAATTCTTCACAGTGTAGGTCCCCTGGATGAGGGCGTTTTTTCTCTACGTTGA
- a CDS encoding glycosyltransferase family 2 protein codes for MRAFFLYVEDIDWAQRIHRAGWQVYYVPTAQIIHHHLAVSDRHLWSRYTWLHLGSMVRYARKYWCPLIPGLAIRDYSATLWQIMGQIKPPPNASVLSPRP; via the coding sequence ATGAGGGCGTTTTTTCTCTACGTTGAAGATATTGATTGGGCCCAGCGCATCCATCGAGCCGGTTGGCAGGTTTACTATGTCCCTACCGCTCAAATCATCCACCACCACCTCGCCGTCAGCGATCGCCACCTCTGGAGTCGCTACACTTGGCTCCACCTGGGGAGCATGGTACGCTATGCCCGTAAGTATTGGTGCCCACTGATTCCAGGATTAGCCATTCGAGATTACAGTGCCACCCTTTGGCAAATCATGGGTCAGATCAAGCCCCCCCCCAATGCTTCAGTACTTTCCCCCCGGCCTTAG
- a CDS encoding ABC transporter ATP-binding protein, translating to MTVAENLAFGLRMRQTDPKTIRDRVEGVARSLDISHLLERKPRQLSGGQQQRVALGRAIARQPQAFLLDEPLSNLDAQLRDDTRAELKQLHQKLGITTLYVTHDQVEAMTLADQMIILDRGRMQQIGDPQTIYAQPANRMVATFLGSPSMNILPAIYTEKGFQVNDNLVAFPSDPLPLNPGQPYDLGIRPEHLQVATETATADLTVMVSVVEPLGRETLIRATLPGAVVNVQVDPQLRLRPGDRLPLTLNRHHLLVFDPETGQRL from the coding sequence ATGACCGTTGCCGAAAATCTGGCCTTTGGCTTGCGGATGCGTCAGACTGACCCCAAAACCATCCGCGATCGCGTGGAAGGGGTAGCTCGTTCCTTAGATATCTCCCATCTCCTTGAGCGCAAGCCTCGCCAGCTCTCGGGGGGGCAGCAGCAGCGGGTGGCCTTGGGACGGGCGATCGCCCGGCAACCCCAAGCGTTTCTTCTGGATGAACCCCTGTCGAATCTGGATGCCCAACTGCGGGATGACACCCGTGCTGAGTTGAAGCAACTTCACCAAAAACTGGGCATCACCACCCTTTACGTCACCCACGACCAAGTAGAAGCGATGACCCTGGCGGATCAAATGATCATTCTCGACCGAGGGCGGATGCAACAGATTGGCGATCCCCAAACTATTTATGCCCAACCGGCCAATCGCATGGTAGCAACGTTTCTGGGCAGTCCATCCATGAATATTCTTCCGGCTATTTATACTGAGAAGGGGTTTCAGGTCAATGACAATCTGGTAGCTTTCCCCAGCGATCCCCTGCCCCTCAACCCTGGACAACCCTATGACTTGGGGATTCGTCCGGAACATCTCCAGGTTGCGACGGAGACGGCAACTGCTGACCTGACGGTGATGGTGAGTGTGGTGGAACCCCTTGGGCGGGAAACCTTGATCCGGGCAACCCTACCCGGTGCGGTGGTGAATGTACAGGTTGATCCGCAGTTGCGGCTCCGTCCCGGCGATCGCTTGCCCTTGACCTTGAATCGGCATCACTTACTGGTCTTTGATCCGGAAACCGGCCAGCGACTCTAA
- a CDS encoding ATP-binding cassette domain-containing protein encodes MNVRSFALADESYMARVKLDEITCRHGNVCIIDGITFEVPDGQFWVMVGPSGCGKSTILRTIAGLESATAGDVYIGESRMNQIPARQRDIAMVFSKLCPLPSHDRCRKSGLWLADASD; translated from the coding sequence ATGAACGTCAGAAGTTTCGCCCTGGCAGATGAGTCTTACATGGCACGGGTTAAGTTAGACGAAATTACATGCCGTCATGGCAATGTGTGTATCATTGATGGCATCACCTTTGAAGTACCCGATGGACAGTTCTGGGTGATGGTGGGGCCATCTGGGTGTGGTAAATCAACCATTTTACGTACCATTGCGGGGCTGGAATCAGCAACAGCAGGGGATGTCTACATCGGGGAATCCCGGATGAATCAGATCCCTGCAAGACAGCGAGATATAGCGATGGTTTTTTCAAAACTATGCCCTCTACCCTCACATGACCGTTGCCGAAAATCTGGCCTTTGGCTTGCGGATGCGTCAGACTGA